The Pseudoxanthomonas sp. SL93 genome segment GACCTACCAGGCACCGACCCGCTTCGAGTTCACCGCCGACCAGACGTGGCATGTGCGCGCCGTCGATGCCGCGCTGAACGCGGGTGCCTGGACCCAGTGCGTCTACGAAGTCAGCGATGCGCCGCGCTACTGCGGTACGGGTCGCTGGGACTACGCCAACGGCGTGGCCACCTGGACCAGCGACGTCAGCTGGCGTCCGCTGCCGCGCCGCGAATACACCAAGCGCAGCGACTACAACGCGCTGGCGGTGGTCAATCGCCACACGCTGACGCCGAACGGCTGGACGCACGAGCAGTTCAATACCAAGGTGTTGCGCAAGCCCGACGGCACGCAGGTGGAACTGGCGCGCGAGTTCGGCTTCAACGATTACCAGAAAACCGTCGATGTCGACTTCAAGCCGGCCCGCGACTACTGGCAGGCCACCGCCGCCTACTGGGCCAAGGTGCGCGCGCACTGGGACGGCTTCCTGTCCAGCGCGCCGGGCGTACACCTGAAGACCAAGGTCGACGGCATGGCGATGATCATCCCGTTGTTCACCCAGGCCAGCGACGTGCAGGCAGGAAAGCCGGTGACCGATGCGCAGATCGCGGCGGTGTTCACGCAATGGGTCGACAACGCACCCGCCGAAGTAAACGCATCGGCGCGGGTGGCGAAGTAGGCAGGTTTGAACCGGCACAGGGACGTGCCCTTCCGTCTTCCGCACCTCGTCAACAAAAAAAGCCCCCGCGTTCGGCGGGGGCAGGGGATTCACGGGAGCAGGTTTCTTGTAATGGCTCAAAGCGGGATGGAGGCGGGCGCGGCGGCTGGCGTGTCGTTGTCTTCGAAGGTCTGCACGTTGCCATCCTGGTCGACGATGACCATGCGTCGCTTCTCGATGGCCTGGGGCGTAGTCGCGCCGTGTGGCAGCGGGTGCTGGCGCAGCGCGATGCGCGGCGCCACGGGCAGGCGCAACGGCATGGACCTGGGCACGGTGATGATGGCGGTGCGCGGCTGGCGGTCACGCAGGTACTCGATGGCCACCTTGGCGTCTTCGGGCTTGCCGCGCAGGGCATCCATCACGTCGCGTGGTGACGACACGGCCTTGCCTTCGACCTTGCGGATCACGTCGCCGGCCTGCAGTTCGTCCAGGTCGTCCCCGCGGGACAGGACCAGCACACCTGCATCGGTGCCGAAGTAGCGACCCAGCGAGGCATCCACCGTCGCGAGATTGAGGCTGCTCCAGCGGAAGGCCTCCGCCAGCAGCGGCAGCTGGCAGTCGTCGCCCTTGCAGTCCTCCAGCTTGCCCAGGCGGCGAAGTTCGCGCTGCACTTCCGGTGCGATGCCCATGCGCAGTTCATCCAGCGGCAAGGGCACGCCCTCCAGCCATGGCATGCCTGCGCCATCGCCGGGCATCGCCGACGCCGGTGCCGCGCCGACGGCGCGGCTGGAGAACGCCATGCGCGGACTGCTCAGCGAGGGCGTAACGCGCACGGACTGCGTGCGGCCGTCGCGCTGGTAGTCCAGCGCAACCGGGGTGCCGGCAGCGAGATCGGCCAGCGCAAGGCGTGCATGCGCCAGCCTGGCTTCGGCGTCCTTGCCGGTGATCGGGTTGCCGGCGATCTTCAACACCCTGTCGCCCGCTTTCAGGCCGGCCTTGGCCGCGCCGCTGTCGGGCGTGACGCCGGTGATGCGCACGCCGGCTTCGGCGTCGCCGGCAAGCAGTACGCCCAGGCGGGGTTGGGGTCGGCTCACGCGATCGATATGGATCGCCGCAGGCAGCGCGCCGGATTGCCGGGACAGATCGGCGACGCGTTTGGCCGCGCGCTGCAGATCGGCACGGGCGGCTTCCAGTTCCTTCTGTTTCGTTGCCGTGTCGTCCTGTTGGGCGAGGCCGTCGAACGGACACATCAGTGCGAGCGAAAGCAGGGTGGCGGTGAACAGGGTCGGTTTCATTCGGGCCTCTTGGCGTGATGCTCGTGGCGGATCAATAGACGGACGGATCGGTGTGCGGCAGCTCGCCCCGCGCGACTTGCCAGCGCTGCGTGGTGGCCACGCCGGTCAGCTGGCGCAGCGTGTCCACGCGTTGCTGCCAGAGATCGGCCTGCGCATCGGAGGACATCGCGGGCTGCGACAGGGCGGCGTCGATGCTGGCCACGCGATCCTGCAGCCCGGCGGACAGCGCTTCCGTGGCGGCATTGGCAACCTGTGAATCCGGCAGCTGCGCCAGCACGGCCTCGAGCTGCGCGGATTCGGCATACAGCGCGTCGAGGGGATCCGGCCCCGAGGGTTCAACACGTCGTGCGGCGACGACAGGCGCGTGGCCGGCCGTCGCGCGGTTGCGATCGGGCGGGGAAACCACGCCGACGTCGCCATCGACGACAGTCGCGCTCTCTGCTGCAAGGCGCGGCATTTCCTCCGATGGCGGAACCCGCGGACGTGCTTCTCCATATATATGTGTGGGAACCGCCGCCGGGCGCGCGCTGGCCTGGCGTTCGACGACGCCCGGCGTGGCAGGCGGTGCCGGCCGCGTGAACTGCCATGCCGGCACCGACACGACCACCATCACCGCGGCCATCATCGCAGCGCGGTGCCACCGGCGTTGACGGGCAGACCGTACGGACAAGGTGGGGGGCAGGCGAGCGGCCAGCGTCGACCAGCCGTCCGATGGCGGCGTTTCCATGGGAAGTGCGGCGAGTGCGTCGCCCCAGTCGCGTGGCGCCGGGCGATGTGCGCGGGAATCAGGCATGGGCGGGTTCCTCGATCTGCAGCAGCGCTCGCAGGCGGCGGGTGCCCCGCGACAGCTGTGACTTGGAGAAGCTGGGCGTGCGCTGCATCAGCGTGGCGATCTCGTCGTGCGTATAGCCCTCGGCGTGGTACAGCCACAGCACGCTGTGGGTGCTCGCGGGCAGTGATTCAAGCGCGCGCTGCAGCAGGGCGGCGTCGGCGGCTGCCGGTGGCGGCAGGCCGTGGTCCTCGGGCAGGTCGTCTTCGTCCACGGCGATCTCGGCGACCAGCCGCTTCTGCCGGCGCAGCCGCAGCAGTGCCTCGTTGACGGCGATCTGTCGCAGCCAACCCCAGAACGGGCTGTCGCCGCGGAAATCGGGCAGGTGGTGGAAGAGCTTGAGCATGGTGTCCTGCAATACCTCGCTGGCCGCCTCGCGATCGCCACAGATGCGCAATGCCAAGGTGAAAACCGGACGCTCGAATCGCCGGTACAGCTGCTCGAACGCGTCCTGCCCGCCTGCACGGGCGCGGGCGACCAGGCTTTCCGGCACATCGATGGCGAACGAAGACCTTGGCAAGCGGGCGGTTTCGGTGGGCTGTCAGGGAATAGGGATGCCGCAGCGGGCAATACCGTCGCAGCGACCGGAAAGTTCCTCCCGCGCGTCCTTCGCCGGCCGACGCCGGGCCACCGCCGCCGAGGTCTATACTCGACGCGTATCCGTGGATTCGAGGGGGAGAACAACGATGTTCGAGACAAGCTTCGTGGCGATCGTCCTGCTGGTCGCCGGCATCATCATCCTGTTCAAGACCGTGCGGATGGTGCCGCAGGGGTTCGAATGGACCGTCGAGCGTTTCGGCAAGTACACGCACACGCTGGACCCGGGCCTGCACTTCCTGTTCCCGATCGTCTACGGCATCGGCCGCAAGATCAACGTGATGGAACAAGTGCTGGACGTGCCCAGCCAGGACGTCATCACCAAGGACAACGCCGTGGTCAAGGTGGACGGCGTGGTGTTCTTCCAGGTGCTGGACGCGGCCAAGGCTGCGTATGAAGTCTCCAACCTGGAGCAGGCCACCATCGCGCTGGTGCAGACCAACATCCGTACCGTGATCGGCTCGATGGACCTGGACGAGTCGCTGAGCCAGCGCGAAACCATCAACGCCCAGCTGCTCAACGTGGTCGACCAGGCCACCAATCCCTGGGGCATCAAGGTCAACCGCATCGAGATCCGCGACATCCAGCCGCCGCGCGACCTGGTGGATGCCATGGCGCGGCAGATGAAGGCCGAGCGCGAGAAGCGCGCGCAGATCCTGGAGGCGGAGGGTTCGCGCCAGTCCGAGATCCTGCGCGCCGAAGGCGAGAAGCAGGCGGCGGTGCTGGAAGCCGAGGGCCGCAAGGAGGCCGCGTTCCGCGATGCCGAGGCGCGCGAGCGCCTGGCCGAAGCGGAAGCCAAGGCTACCCAGATGGTCAGCGATGCCATCGCGAAGGGCGACGTGCAGGCGATCAACTACTTCATCGCGCAGAAGTACGTGGAAGCCTTCAAGGAACTGGCCACGGCGCCCAATCAGAAGTTCGTGCTGATGCCGATGGAAAGCAGCGGCATCATCGGCTCGATCGCCGGCATCGCCGAACTGGCCAAGGAAGCGCTGACCAAGCAGCAGGCCGCGCCCCCGCGCGTGCCGCCGCGGGCGGGGGGCTGAGCCATGCGCTGGGATGTGGCGGGTTGGGCCGCGGTGGCCTTGCTGCTGTTCGCGGCGGAAACGATGGCGCCGGGCGCCTTCATGCTGTGGATGGGATTCGCGGCGGCGCTGGTCTTCCTGGGCGTGCTGCTGGTGGATGGCATTCCGCTGCTGGCACAGGTGGCGGCCTTCGTCGTGCTCAGCTTCATTTCCATCCAGATCTATCGCACCTGGTTCCGCGGCAAGGCACGCGAGAGCGACAAGCCCTTGCTCAACCGCCGTGCCGAACAGCTGGTCGGCAAGGTCGCGACACTGGACCAGGCCATCATGGGCGGCCGCGGCCGGGTCAAGATCGACGATGCGTTCTGGGTAGTGGATGGCCCCGACCTGCCGGTGGGCACGCGCGTGCGTGTGGTGGCCGTGGACGGAATGACGCTGAAGGTCCAGGAGGCCTGAGCCATGCGCACGGCGATGCTCGGTTGGCTGACATCGCTGCTGGCTGCTTCGCCCACCGCCACACCGGAACTGGTGGGCAAGGTGGTACCGCCGTACCCGGAGGGGCTGCAGGACATCGGCGGCAGCTGCGTGTCCGATTCCGCCGACCCGGCGCGCGTCTGCGATTACGCCATCACCCTGCTGGCATCGACGCCCCTCGAGGATGACGTGGTGCCCGAGCCGCGCTACGTGATGGCGGGAAAGATGGTCGGCCGCGATGGTGCACGCGCGCGCTGGCAGGTCACCGACGCGGTGCCGTATCCGCGGGTGGCGCCAGGCTATTACCTGCAGTTCGGTACGTGCCGCCTGCAGGGCCGGAACGATGCCCGCGTCGCCGCCATCGTGCGCCAGCACGGCATGCAGGCGTGGCTCGACGACGTCGCCTGGGCCGGTCGCCTTGAGCTGCCTGCCGGGCGCTTCACCGTGCTCGATACCCGGGCCGTCGACTGCATCAACGAGGCCTACGACGGCCTGTAGCAGGCAATCCGCGCGCGCGGCGGGCTTCTGGGATAATGCGCTTCTTTGTCCCGGACGCCGTCATGACCCAGAAGACCATCCTCAACGACACCCATCGCGCGCTCGGCGCCAAGATGGTCGACTTCGGCGGCTGGGACATGCCCATCCACTACGGCTCGCAGATCGAGGAACACCACCTGGTCCGCCGCGACGCCGGCATGTTCGACGTCAGCCACATGACCGTGGTGGACCTGCGCGGCGCGCGCACGCGCGCGTTCCTGCGCCACCTGGTCGCCAACTCCGTGGACAAGCTGCAGAAGCCGGGCAAGGCGCTGTACACCACCATGCTGGACCGGAACGGCGGCGTGATCGACGACCTGATCGTCTACTTCATGGCCGAGGACTTCTTCCGCCTGGTGGTCAACGCCGCCACCCGCGACAAGGACCTGGCGTGGATCACCGCCCAGGCCGCCGCCTTCGACGTGCAGGTCAGCGAGCGCCCCGAGTTCGCGATGATCGCCGTGCAGGGCCCGACCGCGCGCGAGCGCGTGCAGGGGCTGCTGCGCGAAACCGACCGTGCCGGCGCAGCCAAGCTGGCACGCTTTGCCGCGATGGATGCGCAGACCGCCACCGGTATTCCCCTTTTCGTCGCGCGCACCGGCTACACCGGCGAGGACGGTTACGAGATCGTGTTGCCGGAAAACGAAGCGGTCGCCTTCTGGAATGCGCTGCTCGACGCCGGCGTCAAGCCGGCAGGCCTGGGGGCGCGCGACACGCTGCGCCTGGAGGCCGGCATGAACCTCTATGGCCAGGACATGGACGAGACCGTCTCGCCGTACGAAGCGGCGCTTGCCTGGACGGTGGCGCTGGACGTGGGTGCTGATTCGAAGCCGCGCGACTTCATCGGCCGCGACGTGCTGGAACAGCAGAAGGCCAACGGCGTGCCGCGCCAGCTCATCGGCCTGGTGATGGACGAGAAGGGCGTGCTGCGCCACGGCCAGAAGGTGCTCACCGCGCATGGCGAGGGCGAGATCCTCTCCGGCACCTTCTCCCCCACCCTGGGCAAGGCCATCGCCTTCGCGCGGGTGCCGGCCGGCGATATCGCGCTGGGTGCGGAAGGCGGCGTGCGGGTGGACATCCGCGGCAAGGAAGTGCCGGTGCGCGTGGTGAAGTTCCCGTTCGTGCGCGACGGCCAGCCGCAGCCAGGCGTGCTGGACTGAGCGGCGTCGTGGCGGCCACGGTCGACTACTTCTTCTCGCTGGTATCGCCGTATGCCTACCTCGGGCATGCGGCGTTCCTGGAGGTCGCCCGCCGGCATGGCGTGGCCGTTCGCTACCGTCCCGTGCACATGCTGGAAGTGTTCGCCGCCGCCGGAGGCGTCCCGTTGGGGCAACGCCCCGCATCGCGCCAGCGCTACCGCCTGCTTGAACTGCAGCGCTGGCGGGCCGCACGCGATCTCCCGCTGAACCTGCATCCCCGCTTCTTCCCGGTGGACGCGTCGCTGGCCGACCGCGCCGCCATCGCGCTGCTGCATGCGGACCGGGATCCTGCCGACTACATGCTGTCGGTGTTCCGTGCGCTGTGGGTGGAAGACGCCGACATCGCCGACCCGCAGGTGCTGGCGACATGCCTGGCCATGCAGGGCCATGACGCCGCGAAGGTGCTCGCGTCCGCCGGGGCGGATGGCGTCCATGCCGAGTATCAGGCCAACACCGAAGCGGCGATGAGGGCGGACCTGCCCGGCGTGCCCGGCTATGTGCGCGACGGCGAAGCCTTCTGGGGGCAGGACCGCATCGCGCAGCTGGACGACGCGCTGCGCAGTGGACGCGCGGCCTTCCTGCCCACCTGACAGGCGGTGCTTCCTTCACCGCCTGCTTACTCCGCTAAACTATCGTTCCTGTCCCGACCCACTGTTCGAATCCGGAGTAGCCCCATGAGTGAGATTCCTGGCGATCTTAAATTCCTCAAGTCCCATGAATGGGCGCGCGTCGAAGGTGGTGGCCGCATCACCGTCGGCATTTCCGACCACGCGCAGGGCCTGCTGGGCGACCTGGTCTATGTCGAACTGCCCAACGTGGGCGACCGCATCGAAGCCGGCAACGCCAGCGCCGTCGTCGAGTCGGTGAAGGCCGCTTCGGACGTCTACAGCCCGGTCACCGGCAAGGTCGTCGAGGTGAACACCGCCCTCAGCGACAAGCCCGAGACCATCAACGAGGACGCCTACGGCGAAGGCTGGATCTTCGTGATCGAAGCCGAAGAGCCCGACCAGCTCAACGAGCTGCTGTCGCCGGACGACTACGCCGAACTGCTGGAAGACGAAGACCACTAAGCCGGTCTTCCCTGCGGATACCCGGGGAGCCGGGAGTGGTGGATCGACGATCCGCCATTCCCTGGCTCCCCGTTTCGTTTCCGGAAGCGTGGCGACATGCCAGGGACGTGACATGCCGTTCGTCGGCAGCGGTGCGCTGGAGCCAGGCGCGCCAGATGATTGACGCGCACATCACCGCGTCGGCCGCGCGCGGCGCCATCATCGAGCGGCGTTCGGGACGGATCGCCCATGCCGCTGGCCGAGATCCGTGCGCAAGGCGAGTGGCGACGTCGTGCTTCGCCAAGGGCATCGAAGGTCACGCCGCACGGTGCCGATGTGTCGCTCGTCGCGTCGCTGCGGTGCGTCGGCACGCCGCGATCGGCTGCCGACGATGCCTTCGGCGGCGAAAAATTCTTGCGCAAATCGACGCATTCCGGCTTGTGCGACGCGAAATCCGGCACCCCCTGCGAAAGTTTTTTTTAGCCGCCGTTCAACCCTGCAGGACGCCTTCGAAGGTCGCGCGTCCGCGACCCGAGGCATCGCCTCCATGATGCGTGCGCATCGCACGCGAAAAAAAAACATGCGTTTTCCCGATGTTTTTTTACAAGGGCTTCCTGCATGGGTGCGCATGACGCCTTCGTTGCCGGCACGGGCGACGACCGCGGGCGTGTCGAACGACCGGGTGGCGCGACGCCCGCTCCCGAAAAAAGTTTCGCTAAAGTGTTGACACCTTGAAAAACCGTGATTAGGTTTCGCCCCAGCAGAGCATGCTGCGGAAGCGAGTGAGTCGAATCAACACGACAGCGCGAGAGACAACAAGGCCAATCGTCCGCACCGGGATCTCGGTGGACGCAGGGTTCGCTTCCCCCCGAAAAACGCATCGCCCCATTTCCAGAGCACCCGTGTCGCCGCGCGACGCGGGTGTTTTCGTATTTGTAGGGAGCCGGGTTTCGCACGCCCGACCCCCTGGAGAATCCGCACTGCCGCGCTGGTCGCGGTGGCGGCTGCCGGCGGGTCCGACTCCCGCGGCGTTTCTTGCAACTGGGCCTGCCTGCGGGCAGATGTGCTGTAACCAGATGTACCAATCCATAGTTCATTGACGAGGAGCCATCACATGGCAACGAAGAAAGCTGCGAAAAAGAAACCGGCTGCCAAAAAGGCCGCCAAGAAGGCCACCAAGAAGTCGGCGGCCAAGAAGACCGTGAAGAAGGCAGTGAAGAAGGCTGCCAAGAAGGTCGCCAAGAAGGTCGCCAAGGCCAAGAAGGCAGTGAAGAAGGTCGCCAAGAAGGCTGCGAAGAAAGTAGCCAAGAAGCCGGCGAAGAAGGCTGCCAAGAAGACCGCCAAGAAGGCCACCAAGAAGGCTGCCAAGAAAGTAGCCAAGAAGCCTGCCAAGAAGGCTGCCAAGAAGACCGCGAAGAAGGCTGCCAAGAAAGTAGCCAAGAAGCCGGCCAAGAAGGCCGCGAAGAAGGCCGCCAAGAAGCCTGCCAAGAAGTCCAAGAAGAAAGCGGCCCCGGTCGCGCTGCCGGCAACTCCGGCTCCGCTGATCTAAGCCAACCCCGATTAGCCGTAACACCATGGACTCTCTCCCCGATGCCCAGCGGGGGGAGAGTTTTTTTATGGGCGACCGGTTAGCCTGTCGCCGTCCGTGACCGGGAGGAGAGACGCATGAGGATCATCAAGTGGGTGTTGGCCGTGATCGTCGGCCTGGGCTTGCTGGCGGGGGTAGGCAGCCTGCTGCTGCCGGCCAGCACGCACGTCGAGCGGGCCATCACCATCGACCGCAGCCCGGAGCAGGTCTACGCCACGCTCAACTCGTTCGAGCGCTTCTCCGCCTGGTCGCCCTGGGCCGAATACGACCCGCAGGCCAGGTACACCTTCGAGGGACCGGCCAGCGGCGTGGGCGCGCGCATGCGCTGGGTGGGAAATCGTTCGGTGGGCAGCGGCAGCCAGCAGATCACCGAAAGCATCCCGCACCGGAAGATCGTGGTGGCCTTGGACTTCGATGGCAGTGTGGCCCGCGCCACCTACCTGATCGAACCCGCAGGCAGCGGCACGCGGTTGACCTGGGCCTTCGACAGCGACCATGGATACAACCCGTTCGGCCGCTGGCTGGGCCTGCTGTTCGACCGGATGATCGGTGCGGACTACGAGAAGGGCTTGTTGAAGCTGAAGGGCCTGCTGGAAAGCACGCAGGCCTGAGCGGCAGCGCCACGCGCGTACCACCGCCGTGCGGCGGTACGGGCGACTCGGGAACTTACTGGGGCGTCGCCTTGGCCCGCTGCGAGGACGTGCCGCTCTCTTCGTTTGGCGGCATGGCCGGTGAGTCGGCCATCAGCAGGTCGTAATCGCTCGGCGTATCGACCCACGGTTGCCCAGGGATGCCCATCGCGCGATCCAGGATGGTAGGCAGCAGGCCTGAGGGCAGCGAACTGTCGCTGTTCCAGACGATCGCCACGCCCAGGTCGCGTTCCGGCAACAAGGCCACCAGACCGCGGTAGCCCTGCACGGCGCCGGCATGGAACACCACCGGCTGTCCCGCGTAGTCGAACACCCGCCAGCCCAGCGCGTAGCTGGCCGCATGCAGGCGTTCGCGACGCCAACCGGCGCGCATTTCGCCGGGCGTGGAGATGATGGGCGCGTGCAGCGTGGCCAGCAGCGGTGCGGGCAACACGTCGGTGCGGTGGCCGGTCTGCGCCAGCAACCATTGCGCCAGGTCGCTGGCGCTGGCGTTGACGCCGGCGGCCGGTGGCAGGCGGTAGTAGGTGGGCTTGGGCGTCAGCGACACCCAGCCGTTGCGGCTGCGCACGTGCGGGCGCGCCCAGCGCGTGCTGCCCTGGATGCCGGAGAGCCCCACGCTGGCGTCATTCATGCCCAGCGGCTTGAAGATGCGGCGGTCGAGCGCCTGGTCGTAGAACGTGCCCGACGCAGCGAACACCACGTCGCCCACCAGGCTGAAGGCCACATTCTGGTAGGCATAGCACTGGCCCGGTGCGCACTTCAGCGGGGCGTAGGCCAGCTTGCGGGTGACGTCGTAGTAATCGGCGTTGCCCTCGATGTCGCGGTCGAACGCGTTGTGCGACTGCAGGCCGACGCGGTGGCTCAGCAGATCGGCCACGGTCACCCGCGATGCCGCGGCCGAATCGCTGAGCTGGAAGCCCGGCACGTACTGGCTGACCTTGCTGTCCCATCGCAGCGAACCGTCGTTGACCATCAGGCCGGTCAGCGTGCTGGCGAACGCCTTGGACAGCGAAGCCAGGCGGAACACGGTGTGCGAATCCACCGCCTGCGGTGCGGCCACGTCGGTGACCCCGTAACCGCGCGCACTCAGCACGCGGCCGTTGTGCACGATGGCCATCGCCATGCCGGGCACGCGCTGGCCCACCGTCAGCTGCTGCGCCATCCTCTCGAAGCTGGCAACGTCAAAGCCCTGAGCCAATGGCAACATCCGCTGCTCGGCCAGTGCGGTACGGTAGGGGCGTGGCTGCGTGGGCGAGGAGTAGTGCGTGCCCGTGCTGACCGGGGCAGCGCTGGTGGTCGCCGGACTGGCGGTGTCGTTCCAGCGCAATGGCGTCTGTGCGGTGGAGGACAGCGTCAGGGGCAACAGCATGCCGACCAGCCCGAACCTGAGGGACTGCATCGTCCGCCGTGTACCCTTGTGTTTCATTTTGCGCGTGGCCTGCATGAGCTCTTGCTGTCGGGGATCATAACGCCGCTTTTTTCGATTGCACAAACCGGGAGAAGTTCCATGTCCATGTTGTTCATCCTGCTTCTGATTATGGGTGTGGCGGCCGTCGCAGTTATCTGGGGCGTTGGCATCCATAACGGCCTGGTGGCGGCACGCAACGCATTCAGGAATGCTTTCGCGCAGATCGATGTCCAGCTGCAGCGGCGCTTCGACCTGATTCCCAATCTGGTGGAGACGGCCAAGGGCTATCTGAACCACGAGCGCGAAACCCTGGAATCCGTGGTGGCGGCGCGTTCAGCGGCGCAATCGGGCCTGGCGGCGGCCAAGGCCCATCCTGGCGATCCTGGTGCCATGGCGCAGCTGGCGGCGGCGCAGGGGCAGCTGAACGCGGGTCTGGGCCGCCTGCTCGCGGTGGCGGAGGCCTATCCGGATCTGAAGGCCAACCAGAACATGATGCAGCTGACGGAGGAGCTGACCTCCACCGAGAATAAGGTGGCGTTCGCGCGCCAGGCCTACAACGATGCGGTGATGGCCTACAACAACAGGCGCGAGATGTTTCCCTCCAGCGTGGTGGCGGGTGCGTTCAACTTCACCCCCGCCGCGTTGCTGGACATCCCGGCGGAGAAGGTCGCCCAGGTGCGCGAGGCGCCGAGGGTGCAGTTCTGATCCGTCGCCCGGCGTGACGGCGTGCATGCGTCCTGTGCGGGGAGCGCCGGACGCGGGGAACCAGGCGACGAGTGCAGGCCCGGCGTGGCAGGGCAGATTGGACAAGGGGAATGATGCGATGAATTTCTTCGAGCACCAGGCCGCGGCACGGCGTGGATCGTGGCGGATGGTCATGCTGTTCGCGCTGGCCGTGGCGGGCATCGTCGCGGTGGTGGATGTGGTGGTGCTGGTGCTGCTCGGCAGCCAGCTGTGGGACGGTGGCGAAGGCAGTGGCTCGGTCGTCGGCGTGTTGCTGCTGGCCACGCTGGGCACGCTGGCGGTGATCGGGTTGGGTTCGCTTTACCGGCTGGCCTCGCTGCGCACGGGCGGCGAAGCGGTAGCCCAGCAGATGGGGGGCAGCGAAGTGCCGCCGCAGACCACGGATCCCTCGTTGCGCCGGCTGCGCAACGTGGTGGAGGAGATCGCGATCGCCTCCGGCGTGCCGGTGCCGCGGGTGTATGTGCTGGAGAACGAAGCCGCGATCAATGCCTTCGCCGCCGGCTATTCGCCCGCCGACGCGGCGGTGGCCGTCACCCGCGGCGCGCTGGACCGCTTGAACCGCGACGAGCTGCAGGGCGTCATCGCGCACGAGTTCAGCCACATCCTCAATGGCGACATGCGGCTGAACATCCGACTGATGGGCGTGCTGTTCGGCATCATGATGCTGGGCATCGTCGGTCAGCGCGTGCTGGTCTACGGACGTGGCGCGCGCGGCAGGGACGGCGTGGCCGTGCTGGGGATCGCGATGGCGGCAATGGTGGCCGGCGGCGTGGGGCTGTTCTTCGGCCGCATGATCAAGGCGGGTGTGAGCCGTCAGCGCGAACTGCTGGCGGATGCGTCCGCCGTGCAGTTCACCCGGCAGACGGCGGGGCTGGCCGGCGCGCTGAAGAAAATCGGCGGCCTGTCCGCCGGTTCGACACTGGAGGACAAGGGCAAGGTGGAGGAAGTCAGCCACATGCTGTTCGGCGAGGGGCGTGCGTTCTCGCGCCTGTTCGCCACCCATCCGCCCCTGCTGCAGCGCATCCGCATGCTGGACCCGCTGTTCGGCAAACAGCAACTGGACGACCTGACCCGCCGTTGGGCGGTCTCGCCCCCGGACGGGCGGCAGGAAGACATCGCGAAAGGGCTGGCCGCACGCGAGCCTTCCGCATTGCCGCCGCCATCGACTTCCATCCCGCTGACGCCGGCGATGGTCGCCGCGCAGGTCGCCACGCCCACGCCCGACGACTACCGCCGCGCCCACGTCATCGCCACCGAGCTGCCGGAGCAACTGCACGCGCTGGCGCGCGACCGCGAACAGGTCATGCCCTTGCTGCTGGGCCTGGTGCTCGATGCCGCGGAAACGGTGGCCGCCCGCCAGCGTTTCGAGATCGCGGCACGCCTCGGCGCGCCCATGGCCGAGCGCGCCGTCGCGCTGCGCGAGACGCACCTGCGCCACCTGCACCCCATGCTGCGGCTGCCCCTGGCAGCGCTCGCCTTCCCGCTGCTGCGCCGCTTCCCGCGGCCGGAACTGGATGCCTTCATCGATACCGTCGACGCTGCGGCGCATGCCGACGGCAGCGTGTCGTTGTTCGAATACTGCCTGGCGCGGCTGTTGCAGGTGCAGGTGCGCGAAGCCCTCTCACC includes the following:
- a CDS encoding 2-hydroxychromene-2-carboxylate isomerase, yielding MAATVDYFFSLVSPYAYLGHAAFLEVARRHGVAVRYRPVHMLEVFAAAGGVPLGQRPASRQRYRLLELQRWRAARDLPLNLHPRFFPVDASLADRAAIALLHADRDPADYMLSVFRALWVEDADIADPQVLATCLAMQGHDAAKVLASAGADGVHAEYQANTEAAMRADLPGVPGYVRDGEAFWGQDRIAQLDDALRSGRAAFLPT
- a CDS encoding sigma-70 family RNA polymerase sigma factor, translated to MPRSSFAIDVPESLVARARAGGQDAFEQLYRRFERPVFTLALRICGDREAASEVLQDTMLKLFHHLPDFRGDSPFWGWLRQIAVNEALLRLRRQKRLVAEIAVDEDDLPEDHGLPPPAAADAALLQRALESLPASTHSVLWLYHAEGYTHDEIATLMQRTPSFSKSQLSRGTRRLRALLQIEEPAHA
- a CDS encoding NfeD family protein is translated as MRWDVAGWAAVALLLFAAETMAPGAFMLWMGFAAALVFLGVLLVDGIPLLAQVAAFVVLSFISIQIYRTWFRGKARESDKPLLNRRAEQLVGKVATLDQAIMGGRGRVKIDDAFWVVDGPDLPVGTRVRVVAVDGMTLKVQEA
- a CDS encoding DUF6607 family protein, translated to MKKPVAVLLATTAICVSTQAEAATDPARDRQSILAMQGDYVVDFAFDETVLLQPGYERQAAMRSGGDETVIVVEDTPTRIVLQHILVDAKSGHVTKHWRQDWTYQAPTRFEFTADQTWHVRAVDAALNAGAWTQCVYEVSDAPRYCGTGRWDYANGVATWTSDVSWRPLPRREYTKRSDYNALAVVNRHTLTPNGWTHEQFNTKVLRKPDGTQVELAREFGFNDYQKTVDVDFKPARDYWQATAAYWAKVRAHWDGFLSSAPGVHLKTKVDGMAMIIPLFTQASDVQAGKPVTDAQIAAVFTQWVDNAPAEVNASARVAK
- the gcvT gene encoding glycine cleavage system aminomethyltransferase GcvT, translating into MTQKTILNDTHRALGAKMVDFGGWDMPIHYGSQIEEHHLVRRDAGMFDVSHMTVVDLRGARTRAFLRHLVANSVDKLQKPGKALYTTMLDRNGGVIDDLIVYFMAEDFFRLVVNAATRDKDLAWITAQAAAFDVQVSERPEFAMIAVQGPTARERVQGLLRETDRAGAAKLARFAAMDAQTATGIPLFVARTGYTGEDGYEIVLPENEAVAFWNALLDAGVKPAGLGARDTLRLEAGMNLYGQDMDETVSPYEAALAWTVALDVGADSKPRDFIGRDVLEQQKANGVPRQLIGLVMDEKGVLRHGQKVLTAHGEGEILSGTFSPTLGKAIAFARVPAGDIALGAEGGVRVDIRGKEVPVRVVKFPFVRDGQPQPGVLD
- a CDS encoding SPFH domain-containing protein, producing the protein MFETSFVAIVLLVAGIIILFKTVRMVPQGFEWTVERFGKYTHTLDPGLHFLFPIVYGIGRKINVMEQVLDVPSQDVITKDNAVVKVDGVVFFQVLDAAKAAYEVSNLEQATIALVQTNIRTVIGSMDLDESLSQRETINAQLLNVVDQATNPWGIKVNRIEIRDIQPPRDLVDAMARQMKAEREKRAQILEAEGSRQSEILRAEGEKQAAVLEAEGRKEAAFRDAEARERLAEAEAKATQMVSDAIAKGDVQAINYFIAQKYVEAFKELATAPNQKFVLMPMESSGIIGSIAGIAELAKEALTKQQAAPPRVPPRAGG
- a CDS encoding PDZ domain-containing protein; the encoded protein is MKPTLFTATLLSLALMCPFDGLAQQDDTATKQKELEAARADLQRAAKRVADLSRQSGALPAAIHIDRVSRPQPRLGVLLAGDAEAGVRITGVTPDSGAAKAGLKAGDRVLKIAGNPITGKDAEARLAHARLALADLAAGTPVALDYQRDGRTQSVRVTPSLSSPRMAFSSRAVGAAPASAMPGDGAGMPWLEGVPLPLDELRMGIAPEVQRELRRLGKLEDCKGDDCQLPLLAEAFRWSSLNLATVDASLGRYFGTDAGVLVLSRGDDLDELQAGDVIRKVEGKAVSSPRDVMDALRGKPEDAKVAIEYLRDRQPRTAIITVPRSMPLRLPVAPRIALRQHPLPHGATTPQAIEKRRMVIVDQDGNVQTFEDNDTPAAAPASIPL